A single genomic interval of Mobula hypostoma chromosome 7, sMobHyp1.1, whole genome shotgun sequence harbors:
- the gpr151 gene encoding G-protein coupled receptor 151, with amino-acid sequence MEKLLLQLNNSNVRNSSNEDAQLDGEYQNTDPKQLNIVIPLILAAICLVGFAGNFLIIAVLVTNARKGRTSMINSLILNLSVADLLIMLFCVPFRAVAYSKPFWTLGWFICKTADWFFQSCLAAKSFTLAVLAKACFMYVSHPSKQVQIKHRRLALVITSIWALALILSVPHWLFVTTGHEAEEMMCILDWPEIASSFLAVFAKLYPVLVYCLPVACTFTYHWKAFRKCKRRGTKNQSLRYQIRGRRLTTMLFGVSLAFAAMCVPEWVVWLWIRHIQKDDPSPPAAFIVFSQVLVFSISPVNPLIFVSMSEEFKEGFTGLWKRLISSKPRTSPSLSGSQPQETRSESVPENRQQCQKEKAVQVPDHEAAQEKTESPTNKTANIVLSDMEQFWHDRQNAAASVEEDPVPWEHQSGEDPPLPEAGRKM; translated from the coding sequence ATGGAGAAACTTTTACTTCAACTGAATAATTCCAACGTCCGTAATAGTAGCAATGAGGACGCCCAACTGGACGGAGAATATCAAAACACCGATCCCAAACAGTTGAACATAGTGATCCCGCTGATTTTAGCCGCTATCTGTTTGGTTGGTTTTGCTGGAAATTTCCTAATTATTGCAGTTTTGGTCACGAATGCAAGGAAAGGTCGAACTTCGATGATAAATTCGTTAATACTCAATTTGAGCGTGGCTGACCTCCTGATTATGTTGTTCTGCGTCCCCTTCAGGGCCGTTGCTTACTCCAAGCCTTTCTGGACTCTCGGCTGGTTCATTTGCAAGACGGCAGATTGGTTTTTCCAGAGTTGCTTGGCTGCAAAAAGTTTCACCTTAGCTGTGCTGGCCAAAGCTTGTTTCATGTATGTGTCACATCCGTCCAAACAAGTCCAAATCAAACATCGGAGATTGGCCCTGGTCATCACCTCTATCTGGGCGCTGGCGCTTATACTCTCGGTGCCACACTGGCTCTTTGTAACTACCGGCCATGAAGCTGAGGAGATGATGTGCATTCTTGACTGGCCTGAAATTGCGTCCAGTTTTCTGGCAGTTTTTGCAAAGTTGTACCCTGTGTTGGTTTACTGTCTTCCTGTGGCTTGTACTTTCACTTATCACTGGAAAGCTTTTAGAAAGTGCAAACGACGAGGTACTAAAAATCAGAGCTTGCGGTATCAGATCAGAGGGCGGAGACTGACCACTATGCTATTTGGAGTCAGTTTGGCCTTCGCTGCCATGTGCGTCCCTgagtgggtggtgtggctctggaTTCGACACATCCAGAAGGACGACCCCTCGCCACCCGCAGCTTTCATCGTGTTCTCGCAAGTCCTGGTCTTCAGTATCTCTCCGGTCAACCCGCTTATCTTCGTCTCGATGTCTGAAGAGTTCAAAGAAGGTTTCACAGGTCTGTGGAAAAGGCTTATCTCCAGCAAGCCGCGAACATCTCCGAGTCTCTCCGGTAGCCAACCCCAGGAGACCAGGTCAGAGAGTGTTCCGGAAAACCGACAACAGTGCCAGAAGGAGAAAGCTGTTCAAGTTCCAGACCATGAAGCTGCTCAAGAAAAAACAGAGAGCCCCACGAATAAAACGGCCAACATCGTCCTGTCCGACATGGAACAGTTTTGGCACGACAGACAAAACGCGGCGGCCAGTGTGGAAGAAGACCCCGTTCCCTGGGAACATCAGAGTGGAGAAGACCCTCCACTCCCTGAGGCCGGTAGAAAGATGTGA